Below is a genomic region from Triticum dicoccoides isolate Atlit2015 ecotype Zavitan chromosome 5A, WEW_v2.0, whole genome shotgun sequence.
CAGATGTGTCTTTAACAGAACAAAATCGTGGAACTTTGTGCATGGATGCGCTAGCAGCAATAGAGCAATTCATGACCGCTTCACCGGAGGAAGAGCCACAATGCTCTAGCCCCATTGCGTTATCCCCATGGGGTGAATCTGGTTACTATCAAGGCGACGCTGTTGATTCTGGACTATGGGGTGTCCAAGATGACACAATCAATGAAATGTGGTCATTGCTGTCACCGACGCCTACTCCGCAAAATTTATCTGGTTAGTCAGTTTGTTGATGTTTAGCATGCTTCCATCTATTCTATATTGTTTAATTTAACCATCCATTTTCTCTCCTTTGCAGGGGTTAAATCCGAGGCGGAAGGTGGTGCCCATGTTGTCAACGCGGCAACTGTTGCTCAAGGAGAGTACGACTTTTTCCAAAGAGATCCAACACCAGGGGTGCATTGGGGACTGACTGAGCaggtactccctctgatccatgttacttgtcttagatttgacacgttttagtattagatacatccgtgtcTATACAAATATGGATCGGAGGAAGTATGTTATATTGCAACATCTGACCAGCATTTTGCTTCCTACACGATATTCCGTATGGCATTAAAGTTTTCCGTGCTACTTCAGGTGAAACCAAAAGCAACTGCTGCATCAGCATCACCGATAGATGtgaatgtgagcacaggagcatttGGCTGGCAACCATCAGCCAGTGAGAGATCAAATGCTGCATCAGCATCACCGATAGATGtgaatgtgagcacaggagcatttGGCTGGCAACCATCAGCTGACGAGAGATCAAACGCGGGAGCCGCATGGAGCACTGGCTACAATCCAAACATGTACTCAAGCTatggagcagcagcaggagcagcaccCTCTGTTAGAACctctcagcaagcagcagcagcacccTCTGTTAGAAGCTCTCAGCAAGCACCAGTGAAGCAGGAATACACCGAGTTGGACGCTGCTAATTTCAGAGGGGCCCTAAGGAATTTCGGAGCGTCCTTTGGGAACAACACCAAGAGCTGGAACGCGCCCGCTGGCAATGCCAACCGAGGCAGCCAGCGCCGCGACAGGTACTCTGAGATAAGCGAGTCTTGGCTCCTTAGCTCGAATAACAACCCTAGGAGTAGGACAGATGGATTTAGCGGTGGCGGAACATCACAGACGCCCCCGAGGGGGCATCGGTAGAGAGAGGGCGGTATGTAAATTCCACGAGAGCGGGTACCGCAGCTACCTGCACACGTCACGTCGTTTCTACAAGAGTAGAGAAATGCAAGTTTTTGAGATTCTTTGGGTCATATGTTTCCACTTTTGTATAGACTAATGAATGAATGAATCACGATGGTAGTCGAGCGTAGGAGGGATCTCCATTCAAGTGTAGTAGTAAGAGTAAGAGTACTGAGTATATATATGTATGTCTAGCATAGGAAGATGACAGAGTGTTTCCCCAAGTAGATTTGTTTTGTCTGTTGGGGGTGCATGGCAATATTCCACTGGAACTGCATGTGTACCAAAaactattttctttctttctttctttctttctttctttctttcatctTGGCAGAGATTGGTTTTCTTCTGATGCTGGTGCTGGTGGCACAATTTAGGGAGGTACTGCTATTCAAAGGAGTTGGTTGGTTGGTTGATGATTGTTAATATTGATTTCATTGTCGATGCTGTGCATAGTAATGCGGGTGGCGCGTCGCTCTTGTTATAGATGTTGTATTTGTAGTTGGATAACGGATCTAGTTGAGAGCAATATCTCATGTAATGCAAGAGACAAAAGCTCATTATGTTTCTATGTACAGAGTGTGCACACTTGATTTTCTAGGCAACTGTTACACCTGCTACTTGCTAACTGCCGCTGTTAGTGGGACGAAGACAGGATAGTAGGTGTTTAGTTCCAGGTGCTTGAGGATCAGCTGCGCCGCCGACAGGTACGAAGAATGCCCATCCACAAGCTCGGTAACATCAACCTGTAAACAAATGTTCAAAGGTAATATACAAGGCTAACGGAACTCGAGTAGATGCGATCCGCACGCTTACGTTTTCGACGCCAGGGACATCGACGGCCTGTATCCCAGCCAATCCTTGCGTGAGCAGGCTGCATATGAGTGAACTAGTAAGTCGGAGAAAAGATGGTGACCCTAAACTGTTCTTCTGTCGACGACCATCGAATATGAAACATCATCTCGGCTCCGCAACCCTTGTTTACCTTGCACGGAAGGTGACGCCCAGAATCCAGTCATCTTTCGAGTACACGTTCACAAACCTTGCAGCAACCATCTGCAGCAATGTCAATATGAAAATTGTGGCAACTTTTAAGATGCCTCAGTATGACACACACGCAAACTGCATCTCACAAATGTTTCTGATCGCATAAAACATGGTACCTTCCTAGCGGGTTCCCATTTCTCGCCTTTGACTGAAACAGGTGCACCTAGGAGCACGACCCTCTCGACGAGTCCCTCTGCTTCCATCAAAACAAGTGAGCGAAACTGCAGCTAAGTATATAGTAGATGTGAGGCACAGATTGTACCATTGTCGCTTGACAAAGCAAGCTCCTGTAAACACTTGAATATGACACGAGCCCCTAGTGAAAACCCAACGAGGGTAACAGGCCTGGGATGATTTTTGGTATCAGATATGGGGAAAAAACTGAGAAACTAACTGCACCAAATAGAATGAGTTGCAGGTGGAATTACCTGTTCCCTTGGGACCCCTTCATAAGTACTTCAGCAAGCATTTTCCCTGCCTTGTCTGATCTGAAATATTGCAATTTATTACTAGTTAAGTAAACAGATCGCTATGATGAATAAAAAGGCAGCAAtctatgttgagtgtgtatgatagCATGTTATAACATCACAATCTTACTGTTTAAGTACACAAAGAAGCTCTAAAAATCAATTATTTTTTTGGTAAAATTGGTGGGCATTGCAAGCGGTCACAGCTACTGGAATTTGCAGGTACCTGTCGATAGCAACTGACCATTTACTATCGATAAAATCCGTAGCTGCAAGCAGAGTAGCAGGCCATGCAAATGCTGCCAGAAAGCCACTTAGGACTGTTCTCATCGCGCCTTGCTTCATCAGTTCCAAAGCAAGTCCTGCATCAATAGCAATGCAGGTTAATTAAAGGTGTTTACAATTACACAAGCTAGATGTACAAATCTACAAACATTACTTGATGTCAGCCAATCTTGTATTGCTGTACTCACAGCAATTATATGCTTAGACTCCCACTGAAGAATATACCTGCCAGTTATTAGTCAACAGTAATTGTATAAGAATATTGTACTGCTATACCATTAGCTTTAAACACGTGGATGAAGTACAGAAATAATGATCTGAAAAAAGAGCAAGTCAAAAATCATTCTAGACCTTTCTAGGTTATCCTTCCATCCTTCCCAAGGTCTAATGTAGTCCTCCTCATCAAAAGCAAATCCAGAAACCAAGATGCCAACCGCAAGACGCTGAAAGGATGAATGACATTTACAGAGGCCAAATCAGTTCGATTACTATACAGATGAATGGCATTCTAGTGACATGGAATTTGGTGTAACATCCGAGAGAGTTAAAGAACTCACACCCTGATTATGGTTCTCACCAATCGGTTTGAACTCAAATTCTTTTACACTTCCAATCCTTCTGGCCATTTTGGTGCCCGTCAAGCCAGCTCCAGCAGCTAATTTACAAAGATCATTCCAAGGACATAAGTAACCAAGTAGAATATTTCTGCACTACTACATGATTATTCTCGTTGATCCATTCCATCTCCCTTTTGGGAGTTTATGAATTGCATCATCTCCTGGCAATCCATCTAATTATCTTAATTGTAAAATGTGCTGACACAAATGAGGTGTGAAATATAACTCCCATAAACAGGAAACAAAATTTTACGCGGCATAGCATGATGGCAGTATAGGATGAAGAAACAAAAGCTCAAAATGACATCACCCAAATGATTTAGAAAGGACATTCAGACATACCCCCAAATGATGCAGCCACGGCCACAGAGCCAGCAACAGATCCCGCAGCAGTAGCCATAGCAGCAAATCCACTAGCTCCGATAACAGGTATAATTGTTCCTAGCGTTGGAGCAAGAGCACCAAATCCTGCAGCAATTGCTGGAGCAGCTAAACCTGTCATGTAGAAGAAGAGAATATGAACCACCCAAGATTTTTTTAGCATCTCAACAGAATTTCCAAAAAATATCTCCTACCCCCAGTAATAGCCAGTAATGCTCCTCCGGTCAATGCAGCTGCACCGATGATTCCTCCACGCTTCCATTTCGCCCATTTGCTTTTGGGTGTTGCGTTCTCTCCTGACTGTTCTTGTTCTTTTGCTGCTGCCATAGCAGAGCATGCGACCATAACCTCGATGGCTTCCTACAGTAGCAGAATGGGTGATCACAAATTATGTAACAACAGCCTGAATACACATTCATATGTTTCGGGTTCCTTTTTGTTTGATGATATCAGAATGCAGTTTCGTAACATCTTATAACATAATTATCACTGCTGaattgaagaagaatgtattatTGTACAAACCATTTTGACCCACTTCACATCAAGCCAAGTTGCCAGCAACCGAAGGGCGACCCGATGCCGGGCGTCGTAGCCCTTCCTGAAGTGAGAGGacttcctgtcgtcttcctcttgcgatACGGGCTTATCAGCCACACAGGCAGAGAGGAGCGTAAACAGCAGCGTCATCTTCCGGTGATGGGTAGCAGGCACATCATCCAGGGACAAGTTATCGATTCCCAGCAAGTCCTCAGCGGGGAAGCCTTTCTCTGAGGATTCAGCCATGCCAGAACTAGTAGAAGCCTTTCTCTGAGGATCACCCTCTTTGGTTGTTTCATCCTTTGCAGTGTCACTGCTCAAGCTCATCACCATGGCATCAACTCCTTTGGCCAAGGCGTGTTCCTGGTCCTGGCTATCCGAAGAGCTCTCGCCGTCTTGTTGGAAGATCATCCTCAGAAACTACAAAATGGAAAATGGAAGTGGAATCAGACGAAGTGAACCACACTTTGAAACAAAACGAAAATAGCTATGTGTATTGAGTGGTTAGTCCCAATTGGACAGTAGAATCCCCAAATGTGCTCTGCACCTCACTGTCTGAAACGAAATGTAAACCCAACTAGGGCGAGTGAGGACACACGAGCGAGGCCAAGGGTCGTACCGCGCCGATGTGGTGCTTGGCCTCCGGCGACGCCGCCGTCTCCTCCAGCCCCGGCCACGCCGCCGGGTCGATCTCCAGGAACCTGAGAGGACGGCGATCCCCAACCCAAAGTGGTAAGTGAAACTGAAACGAAGCGTTTGTGCCAGAATTGGTAACCGCTGAGTCAAATGTGGGGGGCGGACCGGACCTGAAgacggggcggaggaggccgcgggAGTCGTGCGTCCAGAGcgccttggcggcggcttcggcgtcCTCCCCGCTGCCGCCGGTggagctgctgctgccgctgccgctgccgccgctggcGCTGCTGACGCGCTCCTCCTCgtccgcggcggcggtggcgggggagGAGCCGAGGAGGACGGACTGGTGGATCTGCGCCTGGCGGAGCGCGAGCGCCAGCAGCGCCCCCGCGGCGTAGCGCTGcgtcggcgtcagcagcgccgccgccATGGCTGGTGGTGCGAGGTCCGGGCTGGACGGCGCGGGCGGCGTGCGCGCAGAGCCCGAAGTCGGCAGcttcgagggagggagagaggcgacGTGGACCTGGTTGGGCCGGACGGGACGCGTGGCCGGGGCCGGCCGGCGCCGGTGGTTTTTATACCTTGTGCCGGTCAAAACTTTGGGTTTGCTCACTTCTTcttttactactagtagtactgttACTTTAACTTCACATGAAATCTATTTTGAAATATGTTGATTCTGGCAAAATTTGAGGGGAACAAACTGTGCTTTTTCCGATCTGCTAATCCCCATTTGTCTGGAAGCAAATTTGGACCAGTCGATTTCGAAGAGGATAGGAGAGTAGGACTAACATTCGAGCTGGCGCCGGCCGCGACATCATAGGTGGAGACGAGACAGAGGTGACGGTAGCCCCGGTAGGCTGGAGGGTGGAGCGTGTGATCGAAAGTTTCGGAAGGGATCACACATCggggtttacctaggttcggcctcCTCATgattgaggtaataccctacgcctCCTTGTGGTTTGATTGATTGCGGGGAAAAAAATACTTCACGTTAGGGGGTTACAATATTTGTAAGAACTACCAAGATGATGACTAGATGTCAGATGATCTCGATCTACCTGCTAGCCTCAACTTAGGGTTACACGTCCTGCAAAGTGGCTTGGAGTC
It encodes:
- the LOC119304402 gene encoding transmembrane and coiled-coil domain-containing protein 4-like; this encodes MAAALLTPTQRYAAGALLALALRQAQIHQSVLLGSSPATAAADEEERVSSASGGSGSGSSSSTGGSGEDAEAAAKALWTHDSRGLLRPVFRFLEIDPAAWPGLEETAASPEAKHHIGAFLRMIFQQDGESSSDSQDQEHALAKGVDAMVMSLSSDTAKDETTKEGDPQRKASTSSGMAESSEKGFPAEDLLGIDNLSLDDVPATHHRKMTLLFTLLSACVADKPVSQEEDDRKSSHFRKGYDARHRVALRLLATWLDVKWVKMEAIEVMVACSAMAAAKEQEQSGENATPKSKWAKWKRGGIIGAAALTGGALLAITGGLAAPAIAAGFGALAPTLGTIIPVIGASGFAAMATAAGSVAGSVAVAASFGAAGAGLTGTKMARRIGSVKEFEFKPIGENHNQGRLAVGILVSGFAFDEEDYIRPWEGWKDNLERYILQWESKHIIAVSTAIQDWLTSRLALELMKQGAMRTVLSGFLAAFAWPATLLAATDFIDSKWSVAIDRSDKAGKMLAEVLMKGSQGNRPVTLVGFSLGARVIFKCLQELALSSDNEGLVERVVLLGAPVSVKGEKWEPARKMVAARFVNVYSKDDWILGVTFRASLLTQGLAGIQAVDVPGVENVDVTELVDGHSSYLSAAQLILKHLELNTYYPVFVPLTAAVSK